One window of the Acinetobacter equi genome contains the following:
- a CDS encoding ankyrin repeat domain-containing protein: MLFKKTMLLSALLIATQLTQAEVSIETQTTKYDVLNPNNPDGYKQFRLDLIEMQDIANPSKLGWRVFYDKPSEGQNAEWFDAVKQGNLAKVKKMVENGQNLEVTDDASLQQTALGWAAFIGYEDMFDYLVEQGANIWAKDKGDVLNVMKSAGLGKNINVFKKAHQLVKDKVDINDQTLDMQGETVLIVASSNGRNEIVKYLLDSGAKTNLVTTEKNTSHPAYDQDALTFACRNGNLDTAKILVQYGAINHRTGMPACDYPAK, from the coding sequence ATGCTTTTCAAAAAAACAATGCTGCTTTCAGCTTTATTAATCGCTACGCAATTAACTCAAGCAGAAGTTTCTATTGAAACTCAAACAACAAAATATGATGTATTAAATCCGAATAATCCTGATGGTTACAAACAATTCCGTTTAGATTTGATTGAAATGCAAGACATTGCAAATCCATCTAAATTAGGATGGCGTGTATTTTATGATAAACCATCTGAAGGACAGAATGCGGAATGGTTTGATGCAGTTAAGCAAGGTAACTTAGCGAAAGTTAAAAAAATGGTTGAAAATGGCCAGAATTTAGAAGTTACAGATGATGCATCTTTACAACAAACAGCATTAGGTTGGGCTGCATTTATTGGTTATGAAGACATGTTTGACTATTTAGTTGAACAAGGTGCAAATATTTGGGCAAAAGATAAAGGTGATGTACTGAATGTTATGAAATCTGCTGGTCTTGGAAAAAATATTAATGTGTTTAAAAAAGCACATCAATTAGTAAAAGATAAAGTAGATATCAATGACCAGACATTGGATATGCAAGGTGAAACAGTACTTATTGTTGCATCAAGTAATGGTCGCAATGAAATCGTAAAATATTTGCTTGATTCAGGTGCTAAAACAAATTTAGTAACAACTGAAAAAAATACAAGCCATCCTGCATATGATCAAGATGCTTTAACATTTGCTTGTCGTAATGGAAATTTAGATACAGCTAAAATTCTAGTTCAATATGGGGCAATTAACCATAGAACTGGTATGCCTGCATGTGATTATCCAGCAAAATAA
- a CDS encoding MFS transporter, which translates to MTYSQSWHPFIMISLALIMGTIGTALSSPLYPIYQEVWSLLPSQITFIFVAYMFGCLATLLFLGRASNSFGYLRTLQIGLFFVVLGLSLSIFASNALILSIARFFIGIASGLISTSAMLGLFSTIPDSHKNNVAQLCSIITVVGFGLGPFVGGVIAQFSQTPLITPYLPIIIGAIFCLLGLLKLPSPIINKQPFSIAPHLQLPEAKFKVLFYIAGFTAFCTFASFSLFASLAPSFVKDAIPWHGPFVSGTAISSILLVSAITQFSAKNLAPQISIKVGLSCLVLSYILLSFCMLMHWSALFFISVIFVGIGHGLGLIGAFSFIHKMTHLENRAAVMSTYLFIGYIGTIIPILGVGYLADHFGFITGIIGFCSSIGLLCIGLLILLKFTPTSLESV; encoded by the coding sequence ATGACATATTCTCAATCTTGGCATCCATTTATTATGATTAGCTTAGCGTTAATTATGGGAACAATTGGAACTGCCTTATCTAGTCCACTTTATCCAATTTATCAAGAAGTGTGGTCATTACTTCCTAGCCAAATTACCTTTATTTTTGTGGCGTATATGTTTGGATGCTTAGCCACTTTATTATTTCTAGGTCGAGCAAGTAATAGTTTTGGCTACTTACGTACATTACAAATTGGGCTCTTTTTTGTAGTTTTAGGATTAAGCTTATCTATATTTGCATCAAATGCACTAATACTTTCTATTGCACGCTTTTTTATTGGGATTGCTTCTGGTTTAATTAGTACATCCGCAATGCTCGGGTTATTTTCTACTATACCAGATAGCCATAAAAATAACGTTGCACAGCTGTGTTCAATCATTACCGTTGTCGGTTTTGGATTAGGTCCTTTTGTGGGTGGTGTTATTGCTCAATTCTCTCAAACCCCTCTAATTACCCCTTATTTACCCATTATTATTGGCGCAATATTTTGCTTATTGGGGTTATTAAAACTTCCTTCTCCAATTATAAATAAACAACCATTTTCTATCGCACCACACTTACAGTTACCTGAAGCCAAATTTAAAGTTCTATTTTATATCGCTGGGTTTACTGCTTTTTGTACTTTTGCCTCTTTTAGCTTATTTGCATCATTAGCACCATCATTTGTAAAAGATGCGATTCCTTGGCATGGTCCATTCGTTAGTGGTACAGCCATTTCAAGTATTTTATTAGTATCAGCAATCACTCAATTTTCAGCAAAGAATTTAGCACCTCAAATCAGCATAAAAGTAGGACTAAGCTGTTTAGTTTTAAGCTATATATTACTTAGTTTTTGTATGCTCATGCATTGGAGCGCACTATTCTTTATCAGTGTTATATTTGTTGGAATAGGGCATGGTTTAGGGCTTATTGGTGCCTTTTCATTTATACATAAAATGACCCATTTAGAAAATCGTGCAGCTGTCATGTCTACGTATTTATTTATTGGATATATAGGTACGATTATTCCCATTTTAGGTGTGGGGTATTTAGCAGATCATTTTGGATTTATTACAGGAATTATTGGTTTTTGTTCTTCAATTGGACTGCTATGTATTGGATTACTCATATTACTCAAATTTACACCTACCTCATTAGAATCGGTATAA
- a CDS encoding DsbC family protein produces the protein MKKTILLATALFSTFSFANVDTVKSNLQKNHPDLKIEKIQPTEMKGIYSGVMGGQIVYLNDDAQHLIAGTMVRLSDQKNLTKDLVIKQNTVDWNKLNLNDAVKIVKGNGKHKLAIFSDPNCPYCKNLEDELKNLNNVTIYTFIVPFKPQSVEPSKKVYCEKNPAQAWTDLIAKGIQPTTKKVCENPIDRNFAVAKEIGVTGTPSIIFENGLKVVGAYPTDKIEEIFKEFGL, from the coding sequence ATGAAAAAAACAATACTGTTGGCAACAGCTTTATTTTCAACATTCAGCTTTGCAAATGTTGATACGGTTAAGTCTAATTTGCAAAAAAATCATCCAGATTTAAAAATTGAAAAAATTCAGCCAACAGAAATGAAAGGTATTTATAGTGGTGTAATGGGTGGGCAAATTGTCTATTTAAATGATGATGCTCAGCATCTTATCGCAGGAACAATGGTGCGTTTAAGTGATCAAAAAAATTTAACGAAAGATCTCGTAATTAAACAAAATACAGTAGATTGGAATAAGTTAAATCTAAATGATGCTGTCAAAATTGTGAAAGGAAATGGTAAGCATAAACTTGCTATCTTCTCAGATCCAAATTGCCCTTACTGCAAAAATTTAGAAGATGAATTGAAAAATTTAAATAATGTAACGATTTATACCTTTATTGTGCCATTTAAACCGCAATCTGTTGAACCTTCGAAAAAAGTATATTGTGAAAAAAATCCTGCTCAGGCATGGACTGATTTAATTGCTAAAGGTATTCAACCAACGACTAAAAAAGTCTGTGAAAATCCAATTGATCGTAACTTTGCTGTTGCAAAAGAAATAGGTGTAACAGGAACGCCAAGTATTATTTTTGAAAATGGTTTAAAAGTTGTAGGTGCGTACCCTACCGATAAAATTGAAGAAATTTTCAAAGAATTTGGTTTATAA
- a CDS encoding GlsB/YeaQ/YmgE family stress response membrane protein, with protein MWSLIVAIMVGFVAGLIARAIKPGNNKAGFIVTTALGIGGSLVATYGGRALGFYGENATAGFFASIVGAIVILYLYSLLTKN; from the coding sequence ATGTGGTCACTTATTGTAGCCATTATGGTCGGCTTTGTTGCTGGTTTAATTGCTCGAGCGATTAAACCAGGAAACAATAAAGCAGGTTTTATTGTCACTACAGCATTAGGTATTGGTGGTTCATTAGTTGCAACCTATGGAGGTCGAGCTTTAGGTTTTTATGGTGAAAATGCAACAGCAGGATTCTTCGCCTCTATTGTTGGTGCTATTGTTATTTTATATCTTTATAGTTTACTCACAAAAAATTAA
- the hpt gene encoding hypoxanthine phosphoribosyltransferase, whose amino-acid sequence MTVQMSVMISADEIQAKVKELGAQINAHYANSDKELILIGLLRGSVIFMADLCRTIEKPHELDFMTVSSYGGGTVSTRDVKILKDLDGDIRGKDVLVIEDIIDSGNTLSKVLEILETRGPNSIELCTLVSKPSRREIDLEVKFLGFEVEDKFIVGYGLDYDQKYRHIPFIGEIGL is encoded by the coding sequence ATGACCGTTCAAATGAGCGTAATGATTTCAGCAGACGAAATCCAAGCTAAAGTTAAAGAGCTTGGTGCACAAATTAATGCACACTACGCAAACAGTGACAAAGAGCTTATTCTTATTGGCTTGCTTCGTGGTTCTGTAATTTTTATGGCAGATCTGTGTCGCACAATTGAAAAACCGCATGAACTCGATTTCATGACTGTTTCAAGCTACGGTGGTGGAACGGTATCTACGCGAGACGTTAAAATTTTAAAAGATTTAGATGGCGATATTCGCGGTAAAGATGTACTTGTAATTGAAGACATCATTGACTCTGGTAATACCTTAAGCAAAGTTCTAGAAATACTAGAAACACGTGGTCCTAATTCAATTGAATTATGTACTTTAGTTAGTAAACCTTCACGCCGTGAAATCGACTTAGAAGTTAAATTCTTAGGCTTTGAAGTTGAAGATAAATTTATTGTTGGTTATGGTTTAGATTACGATCAAAAATATCGCCATATTCCATTTATTGGAGAAATTGGTCTCTGA
- the guaD gene encoding guanine deaminase — protein MSSVIATTAIRGRFLDIQNTVAQAREIHDQVRYVEDGLLITEQGKIKWFGAWEEGKELLSSDIQIQHYKDQLIVPGFIDTHIHFPQTEMIGAYGEQLLEWLNTYTFPTEIQFNNKNYADKIAQFFIHELLKNGTTTALVFCTVHPTSVDALFEAAEQHQMRIIAGKVLMDRHAPDELCDTPESAYTDSKTLIEKWHGKGRNLYAITPRFAPTSTPEQLQKAQQLKAEYPNVYIHTHLSENKNEIAWVKDLFPNQKGYLDVYHHYGLTGSKSIFAHCVHLNEDEWDCMHATNSAIAFCPTSNLFLGSGLFPLNKTWEKQVKVGLGTDIGAGTSFNQLQTINEAYKVQQLQGNKLSAFESLYHATLGGAKALDLDHQLGNFNVGKEADFVVLDLAATALQELRQQRAKSIEDALFALMTMGDDRNIHATYIYGQPAYVKDVKIS, from the coding sequence ATGTCTTCTGTAATTGCAACGACGGCTATTCGCGGTCGCTTCCTAGATATTCAGAATACGGTTGCCCAAGCGCGTGAAATTCACGACCAAGTGCGATATGTAGAAGATGGTTTACTCATTACTGAGCAAGGAAAAATTAAATGGTTTGGTGCATGGGAGGAGGGGAAAGAGCTACTCTCATCTGACATCCAAATACAACATTATAAGGATCAATTGATTGTTCCTGGTTTTATTGATACCCATATCCATTTTCCACAAACGGAAATGATAGGTGCCTACGGTGAACAACTCTTAGAATGGTTAAATACCTATACATTTCCAACAGAAATTCAATTTAATAACAAAAATTATGCCGATAAAATCGCACAATTTTTTATTCATGAATTATTAAAAAATGGTACAACCACTGCTTTAGTTTTCTGTACAGTTCATCCTACGTCTGTAGATGCCTTATTTGAAGCTGCGGAACAGCATCAAATGCGTATTATTGCTGGTAAAGTTCTCATGGATCGTCATGCACCTGATGAACTCTGTGATACTCCTGAAAGTGCTTATACGGACTCTAAGACTCTTATAGAAAAATGGCATGGTAAAGGTCGTAATCTTTATGCGATTACGCCACGTTTTGCACCAACTTCAACACCTGAACAATTGCAAAAAGCGCAGCAACTTAAAGCTGAATATCCTAATGTTTATATTCATACACATTTAAGTGAAAATAAAAATGAAATTGCTTGGGTTAAAGATTTATTCCCAAATCAAAAAGGCTATTTAGATGTGTATCATCATTATGGCTTAACAGGTTCAAAATCTATTTTTGCTCATTGTGTTCATCTTAATGAAGATGAATGGGACTGTATGCATGCAACCAATTCAGCTATTGCATTTTGCCCAACATCCAATTTATTTCTAGGAAGTGGATTATTCCCTTTAAATAAAACGTGGGAAAAACAAGTCAAAGTCGGTTTAGGTACAGATATTGGCGCAGGAACATCCTTTAACCAATTACAAACGATCAATGAGGCTTATAAAGTTCAACAACTGCAAGGTAATAAATTATCTGCATTTGAATCTTTATATCATGCAACATTAGGCGGTGCGAAAGCGCTAGATTTAGACCACCAATTAGGTAACTTTAATGTAGGTAAAGAAGCCGACTTTGTGGTGCTAGATTTAGCAGCCACGGCGTTACAAGAACTTCGTCAGCAAAGAGCCAAAAGCATTGAAGATGCTCTGTTTGCATTAATGACAATGGGGGATGATCGTAATATCCATGCAACCTATATTTATGGGCAACCTGCATACGTCAAAGATGTAAAAATCAGCTAA
- a CDS encoding nucleotidyltransferase family protein, with the protein MKNDEQLRKRNRREKHDLKQLKTIISQHAVIPKILSSLKQFSIPLYLAAGVIRNTVWAHLHDIEYDLNRTEIDVIFYDSHDDGSFYQDIENVLSKIFPHIKWDVTNQALVHQWYKTDRGESIAPLFYALSLWPETATAVAIRLTENNKLECIAPFGLSDLFELKLRWNSKLVSYEVFQHRISSKKFLEKWYLLKLIKDT; encoded by the coding sequence ATGAAGAATGATGAGCAATTAAGAAAAAGAAATCGACGAGAAAAACATGATTTAAAACAGCTGAAAACAATCATTTCACAGCATGCTGTAATTCCTAAAATATTATCAAGTTTGAAACAATTTTCAATACCGTTATATCTAGCTGCTGGTGTCATTCGTAATACAGTATGGGCACATTTACACGATATTGAATATGATTTAAATAGAACAGAAATTGATGTTATTTTTTATGATAGCCATGATGATGGTTCATTTTATCAAGATATAGAAAATGTATTATCAAAAATCTTTCCTCATATAAAGTGGGATGTTACTAATCAAGCTCTAGTTCATCAATGGTATAAAACAGATCGTGGTGAATCAATTGCCCCTCTATTTTATGCTTTATCTCTTTGGCCAGAAACAGCAACAGCTGTTGCTATTCGATTAACTGAAAATAATAAATTAGAGTGTATAGCCCCTTTCGGGTTAAGTGATTTATTTGAATTAAAGTTAAGATGGAATAGTAAATTGGTTAGTTATGAGGTATTTCAACACCGAATAAGTAGTAAGAAATTTTTAGAAAAATGGTATTTGTTAAAATTGATTAAAGATACTTAA
- a CDS encoding TerC family protein, whose translation METIGTLWLYLAFFGIVAVMLLIDFLGFRQQQGQDVKIKTAAFWSIAWVTVAALFGGGLWLYLQQTAGVTVANTKVMEYFAGYLLEKSLAIDNVFVWLMIFAAFAIPPALQRQLLLYGVLGAIVLRTIFIFIGAWFVQEFSWVLYIFGAFLVYTGFKFLKGQDDDPNIEDMAILKFLRKHLRITSAMHDNKFFVRQNGALWATPLFLVLILVEASDVIFAVDSIPAIFAVTSDPFIVLTANLMAILGLRAMFFLLSGAAAKMHYLPYGLGIILLFIGFKMLMLDVFHMPIWISLSFIVLVLAITAWMSIQHNKKHNETAL comes from the coding sequence ATGGAAACAATCGGCACTTTATGGCTGTATCTGGCATTTTTCGGCATCGTTGCTGTCATGCTTTTAATCGATTTTTTAGGCTTCAGACAACAACAAGGTCAAGATGTTAAAATTAAAACTGCTGCTTTTTGGAGTATTGCATGGGTTACTGTCGCTGCCTTATTTGGCGGTGGATTATGGCTCTACTTACAACAAACCGCTGGTGTAACAGTCGCAAATACCAAAGTCATGGAATACTTTGCAGGTTATTTGCTTGAAAAATCATTAGCGATTGATAATGTCTTTGTTTGGCTTATGATTTTTGCCGCTTTTGCTATTCCTCCTGCATTACAACGCCAATTACTACTTTACGGTGTATTGGGTGCTATTGTCCTTCGTACCATCTTTATTTTTATTGGTGCATGGTTCGTTCAAGAATTTTCTTGGGTACTTTATATCTTTGGTGCTTTCCTTGTTTATACAGGTTTTAAATTCCTTAAAGGACAAGATGATGATCCAAATATCGAAGATATGGCTATATTAAAATTCTTACGTAAACATCTTCGTATTACCTCAGCCATGCACGACAACAAATTCTTTGTTCGTCAAAATGGTGCTTTATGGGCAACGCCATTATTCTTAGTTTTAATTTTGGTTGAAGCATCTGACGTTATTTTTGCTGTCGATTCTATTCCTGCAATTTTTGCTGTAACAAGTGATCCCTTCATTGTATTAACAGCAAACTTAATGGCAATTTTGGGCTTACGTGCAATGTTCTTTTTACTGTCTGGTGCGGCTGCAAAAATGCATTATCTTCCTTATGGTTTAGGTATCATTCTTTTATTTATTGGCTTTAAAATGTTAATGCTTGATGTGTTCCATATGCCAATTTGGATTTCACTTAGCTTTATTGTATTGGTATTGGCTATTACGGCTTGGATGTCAATTCAGCACAACAAAAAGCATAATGAAACAGCGCTATAA
- a CDS encoding sugar transporter produces MSISSEIPQKSRQQWICVITLAFAAFIFNTTEFIPIALLSDIGQSFSMSVTQVGTMITIYAWIVALTSLPIMLLTKNIERRFLLISLFILFIASHVLSYFSWSFTVLIISRIGIAFAHALFWSITASLVVRVAPKGKEFQALGLLSTGTVLAMVLGIPLGRIIGDEYGWRNSFGFIAICAALICLILAKTLPLLPSVNSGSLSSLKSLVKRPSLMLIFSLVVLIICAQFTAYSYIEPFSLNIALFNSEETTTLLLIYGGAGFIGSYLFGKFASRISKMLIPITTASLAISMLLLLPASISFWSLSLLSIFWGIAIISFNLAVQSKTLNLASDATDVAMAIFSGLYNVGIGGGALIGGLITSYIGLNYIGIFGGIIALMGTLVALFLVNRSDFLKPSN; encoded by the coding sequence ATGTCAATTTCATCTGAAATACCTCAAAAGTCACGTCAGCAATGGATCTGTGTTATTACTCTCGCATTTGCTGCTTTTATTTTTAATACCACCGAATTTATTCCAATTGCATTACTCAGTGATATTGGTCAAAGCTTTTCCATGTCTGTCACTCAAGTCGGCACAATGATTACGATCTATGCATGGATTGTTGCACTCACGTCATTGCCCATTATGTTATTGACCAAGAATATTGAGCGTCGTTTTCTTTTAATTAGCTTATTTATTCTATTTATTGCCAGCCACGTTTTATCTTACTTTTCTTGGAGTTTTACAGTTCTTATTATTAGCCGAATTGGTATTGCCTTTGCCCATGCTTTATTTTGGTCAATTACAGCATCCTTAGTTGTACGTGTAGCACCAAAAGGTAAAGAATTTCAAGCGCTCGGATTACTTTCTACTGGCACTGTTTTGGCAATGGTACTTGGTATTCCTTTGGGACGAATTATTGGTGATGAATATGGTTGGAGAAACTCTTTTGGTTTCATCGCTATTTGTGCTGCACTCATTTGCTTAATTCTAGCGAAAACCTTACCACTCTTACCAAGCGTTAATTCAGGCTCATTAAGTAGTTTAAAAAGTTTAGTAAAACGACCGAGTTTAATGCTGATATTTTCATTGGTTGTTCTCATTATTTGCGCACAATTTACGGCATATAGTTATATAGAACCTTTTTCATTAAATATCGCATTATTTAATTCTGAAGAAACCACAACTTTGTTACTTATTTATGGTGGAGCAGGCTTTATTGGTTCTTATTTATTTGGAAAATTTGCAAGCCGAATTTCTAAAATGCTCATTCCCATTACAACTGCAAGTCTTGCTATCTCCATGTTATTGCTATTACCAGCGAGTATAAGTTTTTGGAGCTTAAGCTTATTAAGTATATTTTGGGGAATCGCGATTATTAGCTTTAATCTAGCAGTCCAATCAAAAACATTAAATCTTGCTTCAGATGCAACTGATGTCGCTATGGCTATTTTTTCAGGATTATATAATGTCGGAATTGGTGGAGGAGCACTAATAGGTGGATTAATTACCAGTTATATTGGTCTCAACTATATTGGTATATTTGGTGGAATAATCGCACTAATGGGAACATTAGTAGCACTCTTCTTAGTCAATCGATCTGACTTCTTAAAACCCTCAAATTAA
- a CDS encoding GNAT family N-acetyltransferase, whose protein sequence is MQIQYKEYENGGMFYIEQEQRNLAEITYQWKDDSTIIADHTRVDDALKGQGVARQLLDALVEFARKNKLKIVPLCSYVEVMFRRDQSLADVKA, encoded by the coding sequence ATGCAGATTCAATATAAAGAATATGAAAATGGTGGAATGTTTTATATAGAACAAGAACAACGAAATTTGGCAGAAATCACTTATCAATGGAAAGATGACTCCACTATTATTGCAGATCACACACGTGTTGATGATGCATTAAAAGGACAAGGCGTTGCTCGTCAGTTATTAGATGCACTTGTAGAATTTGCACGTAAAAATAAATTAAAAATAGTACCTCTATGTTCTTATGTTGAAGTCATGTTTAGACGAGATCAAAGTTTGGCAGATGTAAAAGCTTAA
- a CDS encoding zinc-dependent alcohol dehydrogenase family protein: MNTTNTMKAMVYHGANDLRFEDRPVPQIIHPSDAIIRLEKITICGTDLGIWKGKNPEIEETAKAKTGHFDGRILGHEGIGIVEEVGSSVKNFKKGDRVIISCVSRCGTCENCQKQLYSHCQNEGGWIMGYMIDGTHAEYVRTPFADTSLYLLPEGLNEDVAVFLSDVLPTAHEIGVQYGDVKPGDTIAIVGAGPIGMGCLLTSQFYSPSQIIAVDMDDNRLALAKELGATHTVNSAKEDAIQRILELTNGRGVDCAMEAVGIEATWDICQNVVKEGGNIANVGVHGKAVSFELNKLWIKNLTITTGLVNANTTGMLLKTCCSGKLPLEKLATHHFKFKDMVSAYEVFKHASDENALKVIIDF; this comes from the coding sequence ATGAATACGACAAATACCATGAAAGCAATGGTCTATCACGGTGCTAATGATTTACGTTTTGAAGACCGTCCAGTTCCACAAATTATCCACCCATCCGATGCCATTATTCGCTTAGAAAAAATTACAATTTGCGGAACAGACTTAGGCATTTGGAAAGGTAAAAATCCTGAAATTGAAGAAACAGCTAAAGCAAAAACTGGGCATTTTGATGGTCGAATTTTAGGGCATGAAGGTATTGGAATTGTTGAAGAAGTCGGTAGTAGTGTCAAAAACTTCAAAAAGGGCGACCGCGTAATTATTTCTTGTGTTAGCCGTTGTGGTACTTGTGAAAACTGTCAAAAACAACTCTACTCTCATTGCCAAAATGAAGGCGGTTGGATTATGGGTTATATGATTGATGGTACTCATGCTGAATATGTTCGCACACCGTTTGCAGATACTTCACTTTATTTATTACCAGAAGGTTTAAATGAAGATGTCGCTGTATTTTTATCAGATGTATTACCAACAGCACATGAAATTGGCGTGCAATATGGTGATGTAAAACCAGGAGATACGATTGCTATTGTTGGGGCAGGTCCAATTGGTATGGGCTGCTTACTAACATCACAATTTTATTCACCATCACAAATCATTGCTGTAGATATGGATGATAACCGCCTCGCTTTAGCTAAAGAACTTGGTGCAACTCATACAGTCAATTCGGCTAAAGAAGATGCTATTCAACGTATTTTAGAACTTACAAATGGTCGTGGTGTTGATTGTGCAATGGAAGCCGTTGGTATTGAAGCGACATGGGACATTTGTCAAAATGTAGTGAAAGAGGGCGGAAATATTGCCAATGTAGGCGTACATGGAAAAGCCGTTAGCTTTGAATTAAATAAGCTTTGGATTAAAAACCTCACCATTACGACTGGTCTAGTCAATGCCAATACAACAGGCATGCTATTAAAAACATGTTGCTCAGGAAAATTACCTTTAGAAAAATTAGCAACACATCATTTTAAATTTAAAGATATGGTATCTGCATATGAAGTGTTTAAACATGCTTCTGATGAAAATGCATTAAAAGTAATTATTGATTTTTAA
- the mpl gene encoding UDP-N-acetylmuramate:L-alanyl-gamma-D-glutamyl-meso-diaminopimelate ligase, with translation MHLHILGICGTFMGSLALLARDLGHTVTGSDQNVYPPMSTQLENAGITLMQGYDRSHLQPHPDLVIVGNAMKRGIDAVEYMLNEGLPYISGPQFLADHVLQGKHVLGVAGTHGKTTTTTMLAWVLDQAGLEPGFLIGGVPLGFSESARLGGGKYFCVEADEYDSAFFDKRSKFVHYHPKTAILNNLEFDHADIFDDLAAIQKQFHHLVRTIPSEGRIIAPITETNIDEVLEMGCWTPVVRTSLDANEKSELYAEQLSEDGSHFKVLQHGVEKGEVKWTMTGQHSVANALATIAAAEHVSVSIETACEALSNFGGVKRRMELLGTIRGIEVYDDFAHHPTAIDTTLEGARKRLGQRKLWAIIEPRSNTMRMGSHKDGLAHSARLADEVIWYQPEGLDWDLQPVIEAASNKAVVARSLEDIIQTVVAEAGEGDAIVIMSNGGFGGLHQKLITALKA, from the coding sequence ATGCATCTGCATATTCTAGGCATCTGTGGCACCTTTATGGGTTCTTTAGCATTATTAGCACGTGATTTAGGTCATACAGTTACAGGCTCAGACCAAAATGTCTATCCACCGATGTCCACTCAATTGGAAAATGCAGGTATTACCTTAATGCAAGGCTATGACCGCAGTCATTTACAACCACATCCAGATTTAGTGATTGTTGGGAATGCCATGAAGCGTGGCATAGATGCTGTGGAATATATGCTAAATGAAGGTCTACCTTATATTTCAGGACCACAATTTCTAGCAGATCATGTTTTACAAGGTAAGCATGTATTAGGCGTTGCAGGAACTCATGGTAAAACAACGACAACAACTATGTTGGCTTGGGTACTTGATCAAGCTGGGCTAGAACCAGGTTTTTTAATTGGTGGTGTACCTTTGGGTTTTAGTGAAAGTGCACGTTTAGGTGGTGGTAAATATTTCTGTGTAGAAGCAGATGAATATGATTCTGCATTTTTCGATAAACGCTCTAAATTCGTTCATTACCATCCAAAAACAGCGATTCTTAATAATTTAGAATTTGACCATGCAGATATCTTTGATGATTTAGCTGCCATTCAAAAACAATTCCATCATTTAGTTCGTACTATTCCAAGTGAAGGTCGCATTATTGCACCCATTACTGAAACCAATATTGATGAAGTTTTAGAAATGGGATGTTGGACACCTGTGGTTCGTACAAGTTTAGATGCTAATGAGAAATCAGAGCTGTATGCTGAACAATTGTCTGAAGATGGTTCTCACTTTAAAGTTTTACAACACGGCGTTGAAAAAGGTGAAGTGAAATGGACAATGACAGGTCAACATAGTGTTGCAAATGCTTTAGCAACTATTGCTGCGGCAGAACATGTTAGTGTTTCAATTGAAACTGCATGTGAAGCATTATCTAATTTTGGTGGTGTAAAGCGCCGTATGGAATTACTTGGTACCATTCGTGGTATTGAAGTATATGATGACTTTGCACATCATCCAACAGCGATTGATACAACACTTGAAGGTGCACGTAAACGTTTAGGTCAACGTAAACTTTGGGCAATTATTGAACCTCGCTCAAATACGATGCGTATGGGAAGCCATAAAGATGGTTTAGCTCATTCTGCACGTTTAGCAGATGAAGTGATTTGGTATCAACCAGAAGGTTTAGATTGGGATTTACAACCTGTTATTGAGGCTGCATCAAACAAAGCTGTGGTTGCTCGTTCACTTGAAGATATTATTCAAACCGTAGTAGCAGAAGCAGGTGAGGGCGATGCTATTGTGATTATGTCAAATGGTGGTTTTGGTGGCTTACATCAAAAACTCATCACAGCACTCAAAGCCTAA